A genomic region of Mugil cephalus isolate CIBA_MC_2020 chromosome 5, CIBA_Mcephalus_1.1, whole genome shotgun sequence contains the following coding sequences:
- the slitrk4 gene encoding SLIT and NTRK-like protein 4 isoform X2: MLLVLLLAAFSSSFSGSLSSSLSSPSMSDGPPMVDPSASDLMAETCSACSCMSVENVLYVNCEKITVYRPTQLIPPASSLYHMNFQNNFLIILYPNSFLNFTHAVSLQLGNNKLQNIEGGAFMGMSALKQLHLNNNELKVLRADTFQGIENLEYLQADYNLIKYIEKGAFNKLHKLKVLILNDNLIQALPDNIFRFASLTHLDIRGNRIQKLPYLGVLEHIGRIVELQLDDNPWNCTCDLAPLKAWLENMPYNIFIGEAICETPSDLYGRLLKETNKQELCPMGTGSDFDVRMPPAPPENGQFPSKMSPTTMAPLATKAPKTTDSSKIYGNGIVAGLPPFGRNSQIVSFQTRTPPLLCPQPCSCKAHPSDFGISVSCQERNIKNLADLIPKPPNAKKLHLSGNYIRDISPSDFQGFEGLDLLHLGSNQIVSVQKSVFANLTNLRRLYLNGNQLEQLHPEMFLGLTNLQYLYLEYNAIKEILAGTFDSMPNLQLLYLNNNVLRSLPAYVFAGVSLARLNLKNNHFMTLPVSGVLDQLRSLTQIDLEGNPWECSCDLVALKLWLQKLNDGVAAKEVKCSSPVQFANIELRLLKNEILCPRMARPPFILTSATPVLTSVSPAGVGKAPPGGPVPLSIMILSILVVLILTVFVAFCLLVFVLRRNKKPVGRQEGLGNQECGSMSLHLRRHNHKSGKKGSIPGDDLGGETFIPQTIEHIGKSHTCGIGRSSDMDAGFKFADSQRQKIILRNSADKDKDSLSTLERNKRLSTIDELEEFLPNREPSLFIHNFLDSKRDFNSIGMGGYEIRYPEKTLDKKMKKSSLIGGNHSKIVVEQRKKPKQNQHLL, encoded by the exons ATGCTGCTCGTACTCCTGCTGGcagccttttcttcctccttctccggctccctctcctcctctctctcctccccttccaTGTCGGACGGACCCCCGATGGTGGACCCGTCCGCCTCGGACTTGATGGCCGAGACCTGCAGCGCCTGCTCCTGCATGTCAGTGGAAAACGTGCTGTACGTCAACTGTGAGAAGATCACCGTCTATCGACCCACACAGCTCATCCCTCCGGCCTCCTCCCTGTATCACATGAACTTCCAGAACAACTTCTTAATCATACTCTACCCAAACTCGTTCCTCAACTTCACCCACGCTGTGTCACTGCAGCTGGGcaacaacaaactgcagaacATCGAAGGTGGAGCATTCATGGGGATGAGTGCGTTGAAGCAGCTGCACCTGAACAATAATGAGTTAAAGGTGCTGCGAGCAGACACTTTTCAAGGCATAGAAAACCTGGAATACCTACAGGCTGACTACAACTTGATAAAATACATTGAAAAGGGAGCATTCAACAAACTGCACAAACTAAAAGTGCTTATCCTCAATGATAATCTGATACAGGCACTTCCTGATAACATATTTCGCTTTGCCTCACTCACACACCTGGATATAAGGGGGAACAGGATCCAGAAACTTCCTTATTTGGGGGTTCTGGAGCACATCGGGCGCATTGTAGAGCTGCAGCTGGACGACAACCCCTGGAATTGTACCTGTGATTTAGCGCCTCTCAAGGCATGGCTTGAAAACATGCCTTATAACATTTTTATCGGCGAGGCCATATGTGAAACCCCAAGTGACCTGTATGGGAGGCTCCTGAAAGAAACCAACAAACAGGAGCTGTGTCCCATGGGGACAGGAAGTGACTTCGATGTTAGGATGCCGCCTGCACCACCTGAGAATGGGCAGTTTCCCTCCAAAATGTCCCCGACCACCATGGCTCCCCTAGCCACAAAAGCGCCAAAAACTACTGACTCATCAAAGATTTATGGCAATGGTATTGTGGCTGGTTTACCCCCTTTTGGAAGAAATAGCCAGATTGTTTCCTTTCAGACACGGACCCCTCCATTATTGTGTCCACAGCCCTGCAGCTGTAAAGCGCACCCCTCTGATTTTGGCATCAGCGTCAGCTGTCAAGAGAGGAATATTAAAAACCTTGCTGATCTCATTCCTAAACCCCCAAACGCCAAGAAGCTTCACCTGAGTGGGAATTATATCCGTGATATCAGCCCGAGCGATTTCCAAGGGTTCGAGGGCTTAGATTTACTACATCTTGGCAGCAATCAAATTGTCTCTGTGCAGAAAAGCGTGTTTGCTAACCTCACTAATCTGAGGAGACTGTACCTGAATGGAAACCAGCTTGAACAGTTACACCCAGAGATGTTTTTGGGCCTGACAAACCTACAGTACCTATATTTGGAATACAATGCCATAAAGGAAATCTTAGCGGGCACGTTTGACTCCATGCCGAACCTACAACTCCTGTATCTCAACAACAATGTGCTGCGGAGTCTCCCTGCTTACGTCTTTGCAGGTGTCTCTTTAGCCAGACTGAATCTGAAAAACAACCACTTCATGACCCTGCCGGTGAGTGGTGTCTTGGACCAGCTGCGGTCGTTGACCCAGATAGACCTGGAAGGGAACCCATGGGAGTGTTCCTGCGATCTGGTCGCCCTCAAACTCTGGCTACAGAAGCTGAATGATGGAGTGGCTGCCAAAGAGGTGAAATGTTCCTCCCCTGTACAGTTCGCCAACATTGAGCTCCGCCTCTTAAAAAATGAGATTCTGTGTCCTAGGATGGCGAGACCACCGTTTATTCTGACTAGCGCCACCCCTGTTTTGACATCAGTGTCGCCTGCTGGAGTTGGCAAAGCACCACCCGGAGGGCCTGTGCCTCTCTCAATTATGATCCTCAGCATCCTCGTGGTGCTCATCCTCACTGTGTTTGTGGCCTTCTGCCTTTTAGTCTTCGTCCTGAGGCGGAATAAAAAACCAGTGGGCAGGCAGGAGGGGCTGGGGAATCAGGAGTGTGGGTCCATGTCGTTGCACCTTCGACGCCACAACCACAAGTCTGGCAAAAAAGGCTCCATCCCAGGAGACGACTTGGGAGGCGAGACGTTCATCCCGCAGACCATCGAGCACATTGGCAAGAGCCACACCTGTGGGATCGGACGCTCCTCAGACATGGACGCCGGCTTCAAGTTCGCAGACTCGCAGAGGCAGAAAATCATCCTCCGGAACAGCGCCGACAAGGATAAAGACTCACTTTCCACCCTGGAGCGCAACAAACGCCTCAGCACCATAGATGAACTCGAGGAGTTCCTCCCCAACCGAGAGCCCAGCTTGTTCATCCACAACTTCCTGGACAGCAAAAGAGATTTCAACAGTATAGGGATGGGCGGGTACGAGATCCGCTACCCGGAGAAAACGCTGgataaaaagatgaagaagtcATCGCTGATAGGCGGGAACCACAGTAAGATCGTGGTGGAGCAGAGGAAAA AGCCCAAGCAGAATCAGCACCTGCTGTGA
- the slitrk4 gene encoding SLIT and NTRK-like protein 4 isoform X3 gives MLLVLLLAAFSSSFSGSLSSSLSSPSMSDGPPMVDPSASDLMAETCSACSCMSVENVLYVNCEKITVYRPTQLIPPASSLYHMNFQNNFLIILYPNSFLNFTHAVSLQLGNNKLQNIEGGAFMGMSALKQLHLNNNELKVLRADTFQGIENLEYLQADYNLIKYIEKGAFNKLHKLKVLILNDNLIQALPDNIFRFASLTHLDIRGNRIQKLPYLGVLEHIGRIVELQLDDNPWNCTCDLAPLKAWLENMPYNIFIGEAICETPSDLYGRLLKETNKQELCPMGTGSDFDVRMPPAPPENGQFPSKMSPTTMAPLATKAPKTTDSSKIYGNGIVAGLPPFGRNSQIVSFQTRTPPLLCPQPCSCKAHPSDFGISVSCQERNIKNLADLIPKPPNAKKLHLSGNYIRDISPSDFQGFEGLDLLHLGSNQIVSVQKSVFANLTNLRRLYLNGNQLEQLHPEMFLGLTNLQYLYLEYNAIKEILAGTFDSMPNLQLLYLNNNVLRSLPAYVFAGVSLARLNLKNNHFMTLPVSGVLDQLRSLTQIDLEGNPWECSCDLVALKLWLQKLNDGVAAKEVKCSSPVQFANIELRLLKNEILCPRMARPPFILTSATPVLTSVSPAGVGKAPPGGPVPLSIMILSILVVLILTVFVAFCLLVFVLRRNKKPVGRQEGLGNQECGSMSLHLRRHNHKSGKKGSIPGDDLGGETFIPQTIEHIGKSHTCGIGRSSDMDAGFKFADSQRQKIILRNSADKDKDSLSTLERNKRLSTIDELEEFLPNREPSLFIHNFLDSKRDFNSIGMGGYEIRYPEKTLDKKMKKSSLIGGNHSKIVVEQRKRS, from the exons ATGCTGCTCGTACTCCTGCTGGcagccttttcttcctccttctccggctccctctcctcctctctctcctccccttccaTGTCGGACGGACCCCCGATGGTGGACCCGTCCGCCTCGGACTTGATGGCCGAGACCTGCAGCGCCTGCTCCTGCATGTCAGTGGAAAACGTGCTGTACGTCAACTGTGAGAAGATCACCGTCTATCGACCCACACAGCTCATCCCTCCGGCCTCCTCCCTGTATCACATGAACTTCCAGAACAACTTCTTAATCATACTCTACCCAAACTCGTTCCTCAACTTCACCCACGCTGTGTCACTGCAGCTGGGcaacaacaaactgcagaacATCGAAGGTGGAGCATTCATGGGGATGAGTGCGTTGAAGCAGCTGCACCTGAACAATAATGAGTTAAAGGTGCTGCGAGCAGACACTTTTCAAGGCATAGAAAACCTGGAATACCTACAGGCTGACTACAACTTGATAAAATACATTGAAAAGGGAGCATTCAACAAACTGCACAAACTAAAAGTGCTTATCCTCAATGATAATCTGATACAGGCACTTCCTGATAACATATTTCGCTTTGCCTCACTCACACACCTGGATATAAGGGGGAACAGGATCCAGAAACTTCCTTATTTGGGGGTTCTGGAGCACATCGGGCGCATTGTAGAGCTGCAGCTGGACGACAACCCCTGGAATTGTACCTGTGATTTAGCGCCTCTCAAGGCATGGCTTGAAAACATGCCTTATAACATTTTTATCGGCGAGGCCATATGTGAAACCCCAAGTGACCTGTATGGGAGGCTCCTGAAAGAAACCAACAAACAGGAGCTGTGTCCCATGGGGACAGGAAGTGACTTCGATGTTAGGATGCCGCCTGCACCACCTGAGAATGGGCAGTTTCCCTCCAAAATGTCCCCGACCACCATGGCTCCCCTAGCCACAAAAGCGCCAAAAACTACTGACTCATCAAAGATTTATGGCAATGGTATTGTGGCTGGTTTACCCCCTTTTGGAAGAAATAGCCAGATTGTTTCCTTTCAGACACGGACCCCTCCATTATTGTGTCCACAGCCCTGCAGCTGTAAAGCGCACCCCTCTGATTTTGGCATCAGCGTCAGCTGTCAAGAGAGGAATATTAAAAACCTTGCTGATCTCATTCCTAAACCCCCAAACGCCAAGAAGCTTCACCTGAGTGGGAATTATATCCGTGATATCAGCCCGAGCGATTTCCAAGGGTTCGAGGGCTTAGATTTACTACATCTTGGCAGCAATCAAATTGTCTCTGTGCAGAAAAGCGTGTTTGCTAACCTCACTAATCTGAGGAGACTGTACCTGAATGGAAACCAGCTTGAACAGTTACACCCAGAGATGTTTTTGGGCCTGACAAACCTACAGTACCTATATTTGGAATACAATGCCATAAAGGAAATCTTAGCGGGCACGTTTGACTCCATGCCGAACCTACAACTCCTGTATCTCAACAACAATGTGCTGCGGAGTCTCCCTGCTTACGTCTTTGCAGGTGTCTCTTTAGCCAGACTGAATCTGAAAAACAACCACTTCATGACCCTGCCGGTGAGTGGTGTCTTGGACCAGCTGCGGTCGTTGACCCAGATAGACCTGGAAGGGAACCCATGGGAGTGTTCCTGCGATCTGGTCGCCCTCAAACTCTGGCTACAGAAGCTGAATGATGGAGTGGCTGCCAAAGAGGTGAAATGTTCCTCCCCTGTACAGTTCGCCAACATTGAGCTCCGCCTCTTAAAAAATGAGATTCTGTGTCCTAGGATGGCGAGACCACCGTTTATTCTGACTAGCGCCACCCCTGTTTTGACATCAGTGTCGCCTGCTGGAGTTGGCAAAGCACCACCCGGAGGGCCTGTGCCTCTCTCAATTATGATCCTCAGCATCCTCGTGGTGCTCATCCTCACTGTGTTTGTGGCCTTCTGCCTTTTAGTCTTCGTCCTGAGGCGGAATAAAAAACCAGTGGGCAGGCAGGAGGGGCTGGGGAATCAGGAGTGTGGGTCCATGTCGTTGCACCTTCGACGCCACAACCACAAGTCTGGCAAAAAAGGCTCCATCCCAGGAGACGACTTGGGAGGCGAGACGTTCATCCCGCAGACCATCGAGCACATTGGCAAGAGCCACACCTGTGGGATCGGACGCTCCTCAGACATGGACGCCGGCTTCAAGTTCGCAGACTCGCAGAGGCAGAAAATCATCCTCCGGAACAGCGCCGACAAGGATAAAGACTCACTTTCCACCCTGGAGCGCAACAAACGCCTCAGCACCATAGATGAACTCGAGGAGTTCCTCCCCAACCGAGAGCCCAGCTTGTTCATCCACAACTTCCTGGACAGCAAAAGAGATTTCAACAGTATAGGGATGGGCGGGTACGAGATCCGCTACCCGGAGAAAACGCTGgataaaaagatgaagaagtcATCGCTGATAGGCGGGAACCACAGTAAGATCGTGGTGGAGCAGAGGAAAA GGTCTTGA
- the slitrk4 gene encoding SLIT and NTRK-like protein 4 isoform X1 has protein sequence MLLVLLLAAFSSSFSGSLSSSLSSPSMSDGPPMVDPSASDLMAETCSACSCMSVENVLYVNCEKITVYRPTQLIPPASSLYHMNFQNNFLIILYPNSFLNFTHAVSLQLGNNKLQNIEGGAFMGMSALKQLHLNNNELKVLRADTFQGIENLEYLQADYNLIKYIEKGAFNKLHKLKVLILNDNLIQALPDNIFRFASLTHLDIRGNRIQKLPYLGVLEHIGRIVELQLDDNPWNCTCDLAPLKAWLENMPYNIFIGEAICETPSDLYGRLLKETNKQELCPMGTGSDFDVRMPPAPPENGQFPSKMSPTTMAPLATKAPKTTDSSKIYGNGIVAGLPPFGRNSQIVSFQTRTPPLLCPQPCSCKAHPSDFGISVSCQERNIKNLADLIPKPPNAKKLHLSGNYIRDISPSDFQGFEGLDLLHLGSNQIVSVQKSVFANLTNLRRLYLNGNQLEQLHPEMFLGLTNLQYLYLEYNAIKEILAGTFDSMPNLQLLYLNNNVLRSLPAYVFAGVSLARLNLKNNHFMTLPVSGVLDQLRSLTQIDLEGNPWECSCDLVALKLWLQKLNDGVAAKEVKCSSPVQFANIELRLLKNEILCPRMARPPFILTSATPVLTSVSPAGVGKAPPGGPVPLSIMILSILVVLILTVFVAFCLLVFVLRRNKKPVGRQEGLGNQECGSMSLHLRRHNHKSGKKGSIPGDDLGGETFIPQTIEHIGKSHTCGIGRSSDMDAGFKFADSQRQKIILRNSADKDKDSLSTLERNKRLSTIDELEEFLPNREPSLFIHNFLDSKRDFNSIGMGGYEIRYPEKTLDKKMKKSSLIGGNHSKIVVEQRKSEYYELKAKLQGTPDYLQVLEEQTALSKM, from the coding sequence ATGCTGCTCGTACTCCTGCTGGcagccttttcttcctccttctccggctccctctcctcctctctctcctccccttccaTGTCGGACGGACCCCCGATGGTGGACCCGTCCGCCTCGGACTTGATGGCCGAGACCTGCAGCGCCTGCTCCTGCATGTCAGTGGAAAACGTGCTGTACGTCAACTGTGAGAAGATCACCGTCTATCGACCCACACAGCTCATCCCTCCGGCCTCCTCCCTGTATCACATGAACTTCCAGAACAACTTCTTAATCATACTCTACCCAAACTCGTTCCTCAACTTCACCCACGCTGTGTCACTGCAGCTGGGcaacaacaaactgcagaacATCGAAGGTGGAGCATTCATGGGGATGAGTGCGTTGAAGCAGCTGCACCTGAACAATAATGAGTTAAAGGTGCTGCGAGCAGACACTTTTCAAGGCATAGAAAACCTGGAATACCTACAGGCTGACTACAACTTGATAAAATACATTGAAAAGGGAGCATTCAACAAACTGCACAAACTAAAAGTGCTTATCCTCAATGATAATCTGATACAGGCACTTCCTGATAACATATTTCGCTTTGCCTCACTCACACACCTGGATATAAGGGGGAACAGGATCCAGAAACTTCCTTATTTGGGGGTTCTGGAGCACATCGGGCGCATTGTAGAGCTGCAGCTGGACGACAACCCCTGGAATTGTACCTGTGATTTAGCGCCTCTCAAGGCATGGCTTGAAAACATGCCTTATAACATTTTTATCGGCGAGGCCATATGTGAAACCCCAAGTGACCTGTATGGGAGGCTCCTGAAAGAAACCAACAAACAGGAGCTGTGTCCCATGGGGACAGGAAGTGACTTCGATGTTAGGATGCCGCCTGCACCACCTGAGAATGGGCAGTTTCCCTCCAAAATGTCCCCGACCACCATGGCTCCCCTAGCCACAAAAGCGCCAAAAACTACTGACTCATCAAAGATTTATGGCAATGGTATTGTGGCTGGTTTACCCCCTTTTGGAAGAAATAGCCAGATTGTTTCCTTTCAGACACGGACCCCTCCATTATTGTGTCCACAGCCCTGCAGCTGTAAAGCGCACCCCTCTGATTTTGGCATCAGCGTCAGCTGTCAAGAGAGGAATATTAAAAACCTTGCTGATCTCATTCCTAAACCCCCAAACGCCAAGAAGCTTCACCTGAGTGGGAATTATATCCGTGATATCAGCCCGAGCGATTTCCAAGGGTTCGAGGGCTTAGATTTACTACATCTTGGCAGCAATCAAATTGTCTCTGTGCAGAAAAGCGTGTTTGCTAACCTCACTAATCTGAGGAGACTGTACCTGAATGGAAACCAGCTTGAACAGTTACACCCAGAGATGTTTTTGGGCCTGACAAACCTACAGTACCTATATTTGGAATACAATGCCATAAAGGAAATCTTAGCGGGCACGTTTGACTCCATGCCGAACCTACAACTCCTGTATCTCAACAACAATGTGCTGCGGAGTCTCCCTGCTTACGTCTTTGCAGGTGTCTCTTTAGCCAGACTGAATCTGAAAAACAACCACTTCATGACCCTGCCGGTGAGTGGTGTCTTGGACCAGCTGCGGTCGTTGACCCAGATAGACCTGGAAGGGAACCCATGGGAGTGTTCCTGCGATCTGGTCGCCCTCAAACTCTGGCTACAGAAGCTGAATGATGGAGTGGCTGCCAAAGAGGTGAAATGTTCCTCCCCTGTACAGTTCGCCAACATTGAGCTCCGCCTCTTAAAAAATGAGATTCTGTGTCCTAGGATGGCGAGACCACCGTTTATTCTGACTAGCGCCACCCCTGTTTTGACATCAGTGTCGCCTGCTGGAGTTGGCAAAGCACCACCCGGAGGGCCTGTGCCTCTCTCAATTATGATCCTCAGCATCCTCGTGGTGCTCATCCTCACTGTGTTTGTGGCCTTCTGCCTTTTAGTCTTCGTCCTGAGGCGGAATAAAAAACCAGTGGGCAGGCAGGAGGGGCTGGGGAATCAGGAGTGTGGGTCCATGTCGTTGCACCTTCGACGCCACAACCACAAGTCTGGCAAAAAAGGCTCCATCCCAGGAGACGACTTGGGAGGCGAGACGTTCATCCCGCAGACCATCGAGCACATTGGCAAGAGCCACACCTGTGGGATCGGACGCTCCTCAGACATGGACGCCGGCTTCAAGTTCGCAGACTCGCAGAGGCAGAAAATCATCCTCCGGAACAGCGCCGACAAGGATAAAGACTCACTTTCCACCCTGGAGCGCAACAAACGCCTCAGCACCATAGATGAACTCGAGGAGTTCCTCCCCAACCGAGAGCCCAGCTTGTTCATCCACAACTTCCTGGACAGCAAAAGAGATTTCAACAGTATAGGGATGGGCGGGTACGAGATCCGCTACCCGGAGAAAACGCTGgataaaaagatgaagaagtcATCGCTGATAGGCGGGAACCACAGTAAGATCGTGGTGGAGCAGAGGAAAAGTGAGTATTACGAGCTAAAAGCAAAGCTCCAAGGAACGCCTGATTACCTGCAGGTGCTCGAGGAGCAGACTGCACTGAGTAAAATGTAg